A window of the Vespa velutina chromosome 7, iVesVel2.1, whole genome shotgun sequence genome harbors these coding sequences:
- the LOC124950755 gene encoding apoptosis regulatory protein Siva-like, which produces MTKRACPYEENLPPQLKVHVGQREIDNGVAEKERMKQVYDKTLNLLKEGVKEYSQNLNESEMDLTELPLTKITYREMKPERTSKQMILNNKLQLENSDKIISDVQVDLCGCCRIIDSSSTNKCFYCDQVLCSFCLCQCIKCCELFCQNCSLPIYDTERNHVCLNCYY; this is translated from the exons atGACAAAGCGAGCTTGTCCTTACGAGGAAAATTTACCTCCCCAATTGAAAGTACACGTGGGACAAAGAGAAATTGATAATGGGGTTGCtgagaaagaacgaatgaagCAAGTTTATG ATAAAACCTTGAATTTACTAAAAGAAGGTGTTAAAGAATATTCGCAGAATTTGAATGAGAGTGAAATGGATTTAACTGAATTAccattaacaaaaataacttaTCGTGAAATGAAGCCTGAACGTACCTCAaaacaaatgattttaaataataaattacaattagaGAACAGTGATAAAATCATAtct gaTGTACAAGTCGACCTTTGTGGATGTTGCCGAATAATAGATTCAAGTTCAACGAACAAATGTTTTTACTGTGATCAAGTATTATGTTCCTTTTGTTTATGTCAGTGTATCAAATGTTGCGAGCTATTCTGTCAAAATTGTTCTTTACCCAT ATATGATACTGAACGAAATCATGTGTGCctcaattgttattattga